One region of Bactrocera neohumeralis isolate Rockhampton chromosome 5, APGP_CSIRO_Bneo_wtdbg2-racon-allhic-juicebox.fasta_v2, whole genome shotgun sequence genomic DNA includes:
- the LOC126759320 gene encoding uncharacterized protein LOC126759320 translates to MISHIKQSSAEQQLKRSSSSGLLHTAADSLFKSSLGNYNAEKGIKCNIEERSLNAYFSFVEPASSAPTNKQGNGEKDESSQRSTEQHHKQSLQKAKAEENGSQQRPAANVITPTTKQVPASTQAAKNNIKQGENVPIKKGQSVQTGIDRYINIKRKLSPSKSAVNPKKFQGGTPIKNKPEVLNGNRFALLSNGSDDDAKGTTTVVNAKPPPIYLRERSSNALVAELSKIVGNNNFHIVPLKKGNIDETKIQSYTEKSFMDIVKFLSNKNENYYSYQLKSSKGLVVVIKGIEPAVDSSEVKEALEECGFGIKTVVNIFNRNKVPQPMFKI, encoded by the exons ATGATATCACATATAAAACAATCAAGTGCTGAGCAGCAACTGAAACGAAGCAGTAGCAGTGGATTGTTGCATACTGCAGCTGATAGTTTATTCAAGTCTTCGTTAGGCAACTACAAT GCTGAAAAAGGAATAAAATGCAATATTGAGGAACGTTCTctgaatgcctacttcagctttgtcgagccTGCGAGTTCAGCTCCTACCAACAAACAAGGCAACGGTGAGAAGgatgagtcatcgcagcgaTCAACTGAGCAGCACCATAAGCAgagcttacaaaaagcaaaagcagaagAGAACGGCAGTCAACAACGGCCAGCAGCAAACGTGATCACACCAACAACtaagcaggtaccagcaagtacGCAGGCCGCAAAGAACAACATaaagcaaggtgagaatgtaccaataaaaaaaggccagtctgtacaaactggcattgaccgctacattaacataaaaaggaaattaagtccttcaaagtcagcggtCAATCCCAAGAAATTTCAAGGCGGTACACCAATCAAGAATAAACCGGAGGTTTTAAATGGCAATCGATTTGCCTTACTAAGCAATggatcagacgacgatgcgaagggtaccaccacagtcgttaatgccaaaccacctccaatatatttgcgcgaacgtagcagtaatgctctcgttgctgaattaagtaaaattgtaggtaataacaatttccatatagtgcctttgaaaaaaggcaatatagatgaaacaaaaattcagtcctacactgaaaaaagttttatggacatagttaaatttttgtcaaataaaaacgaaaattattattcgtatcaactgaagagctctaagggcctagttgttgtaatcaagggtatagagcccgccgtagactctagtgaagttaaagaagcattggaagaatgtggttttggaattaaaacagttgtaaatatatttaatagaaacaaagtaccacagccgatgtttaaaatttaa